The DNA segment GCGCCCGGACGGGTCTCCTCGACGTCGCCGGCCAGCTTCAGGTCCTCGAGGACCGGACGCGACTCGGGGTCCACCTCGTCCGCGATCTTCACGGAGATGTAGCGGGTGACCTCGTCGAGGTTGCGCAGGTTGCGCTCGATCTCCGCCACCAGCTTGCCGTCACCCAGGAAGCTCGTGTGGACGTAGATGGCGCGCGGCTGCTTGGCCACGGGGAACAGCGTCTTCTTCTTCCCCCACACCGTGAAGCGGAGGACCTTGCCGCCCTCGCGCGAAACGATGCCGCGGACGCGCTCCTTCAGCTTGTCCACGTTGTCGTCGGTGAGGTCCGGCTTGACCAGGAAGATGGTCTCGTACTCACGAAGCCGCTTGGCGGCCTGCGTCTCTGCCATGTTTCTCTCCCCTTGGGGTCGAGTGCCCCCCGGACCATCCGGGGAGCGGGGAAACGGCCGGTGACCCTCGAAGGCCACCACCGGGGACGGGAAATCCTCTCGCGCGCCCGTCACCATCGCGCCTTGGCCCGTGCCTGAACACGGGAAGCTTTGAAAGAACATCCCCCAGCACGCGTGGGACACACTCCGGGGGAAGGGGCTTCTAAGAGGACCCCTCCTGGAAAGTCAAGCGGAGCCGAGGGAGCAGGCAGCCGTCCCGCCGTTTCAGGCCTTGCGGTTGTGGCGGTTCATCGCCGTGGCCAGCCCGTCGCGCACCCAGCTCTCCGCCATGTCCGCCGCCTTGCCGATGAGCTCCTCCAGCTGGCGGCGCTCGCCGTCGTCGAAGTTGGACAGCACGTAGCCCGCCACGCGCTCCTTGGCGTTGGGGCCCTCCGGCTTGCCAATGCCCACCCGCACGCGGATGAAGGCGTCCTCGCCCAGGCACTGCACCATGCTCTTGAGGCCGTTGTGCCCGCCCGCGCCGCCGCCCGCCTTGAGCTGCAGCCGGCCGAAGGGCAGGTCCAGCTCGTCGTGCACCACGAGCACGTCCTGGACCGCGACCTTGTAGAAGCGCGCGGCCTCCGCCACGGAGCGGCCGGACAGGTTCATGTACGTCTGCGGCTCCACGAAGAGGATGCGCTCGCCGCCCAGCGTCCCCTGGCCCACCCGCGCCTGGAACTTGTCCTGG comes from the Corallococcus caeni genome and includes:
- the pth gene encoding aminoacyl-tRNA hydrolase: MKLICGLGNPGREYERHRHNVGFMVVDALLARARAELTQDKFQARVGQGTLGGERILFVEPQTYMNLSGRSVAEAARFYKVAVQDVLVVHDELDLPFGRLQLKAGGGAGGHNGLKSMVQCLGEDAFIRVRVGIGKPEGPNAKERVAGYVLSNFDDGERRQLEELIGKAADMAESWVRDGLATAMNRHNRKA
- the rpsF gene encoding 30S ribosomal protein S6, translating into MAETQAAKRLREYETIFLVKPDLTDDNVDKLKERVRGIVSREGGKVLRFTVWGKKKTLFPVAKQPRAIYVHTSFLGDGKLVAEIERNLRNLDEVTRYISVKIADEVDPESRPVLEDLKLAGDVEETRPGAPAEREGGGFRSEAPEFAAVDSEEDSAEEA